The sequence GCTCTAGTAATACTCATTTCAAGATGTTTTGGACCTGTTTGATCTGCAGTAATAAATGGCAAGCTAATATTTGTAGAAGTCATTGAAGAAAGCTCAATTTTCGCCTTCTCTGAAGCCTCTAGAAGCCTTTGCCATGCTTGCTTATCGGCTTTTAGATCTATTCCTTGATCCTTTCTAAATTCATCAGCCAGATAGTTTGCAAGTGCTAGATCATAATCATCTCCACCAAGGTGTGTATCGCCTGATGTGGATTTTACTTCAAAAACTCCATCTCCAACCTCTAAAATCGAAACATCAAACGTTCCACCACCTAAATCCCAAACAAGAACAGTCTCGTTTTTCTTTTTGTCTAGACCATATGCAAGAGCTGCAGCGGTAGGCTCGTTAATAATTCTTACCACATCTAAACCTGCAATCTTACCAGCATCCTTCGTAGCCTGTCTTTGTGAATCGTTAAAATATGCAGGAACAGTAATTACCGCCTTTGTAATCTTCACGCCCAGATAAGCCTCGGCATCTGTTTTTAATTTCATCAAAACCATAGAAGAGATTTCTTCTGGTGAAAGCTCTTTGTTTATGGCAGGAATTCTAAATCTTACTGAATCATTCGGCCCCTGGACGACCTCATAAGCCACTCTTTTCCTTTCAGCAGCAACCTCTGAAAAACGATGGCCAATGAACCTTTTAGCTGAATAAACAGTATTATCAGAATTGAGTACAGCTTGCCTCCTTGCAAGTTGACCTACTAACCTATCGCCATTCTTTGTAAAGCCAACTACAGAAGGAGTAAGCCTACTACCCTCACTATTAGGAATAACTACAGGTTCCCCACTCTCAACTACAGCAATGACAGAATTAGTGGTACCTAAGTCGATACCGACAATCTTCTCTGACATTATTACACCTCCAAAAAGTTTATTTTATTTTATAAAAGAGAATATAACATATTTATTAATATGTGTCAATAGTATTTATAATATAATACTAAATGTAATATCATCAATATATTAAATAACTTTAGCAGAATATTACATTATAATAAACAGAGCGTTCCGTAAAGAATTCTTTACGGAACGCTCTGTTTATTAATTCAAGAAATTTTATATTTTTGATTGGTGCTCTTTTATAACTTCGGCGTGTGTTCTTTCCTTCCACAATTCAAGATTATGAGATTTACGGTAATCGTTGATAGCCTTATGTATAGCTTCTTCAGCCAAGACACTACAGTGCATTTTTATAGGTGGCAAACCATCTAAAGCTTCGGCTACAGCTTTGTTTGTAATATTCCACGCCTCTTCAAGAGTTTTGCCCTTTATCAATTCGCTCGCAATACTTGAAGAAGCAATTGCTGATGCACAGCCATAAGTTTCATACTTCACGTCCTCAATAATATTGTCTTTGACTTTTATATATACTTTCATTATGTCACCACATCTGGGATTGCCTACTTCACCTATTCCATCAGCATCAGGTATTACTCCTACATTTCTTGGGTTCCTAAAGTGATCCATTACCTTTTCACTGTACATGAAGTCTTTTCCTCCTTACTAACAATTTCGCTCCACAGAGGAGACATGGACCTTCTTTTTTCTACAATTTTTGGCAATACTTCTAAAACATAATCTACATCTTTTTCTTTAGTATTTAAACCTAGAGTCATCCTTATAGAACCATGTGCAACTTCGTGAGGTAGCCCAATGGAAAGAAGAACATGTGATGGTTCAAGAGAACCAGACGCACAAGCACTTCCTGTAGAAACAAAAACTCCTGCATCTTCTAAATCGAAAAGTAGGGTTTCGCCTTCAACGCCAAGAAAACTAATATTCACGTTGTTAGGTAATCTCAAATCTCCTACCGGACCATTTAGTTTCGTATTTGGAATCTCATCTAAAATGCCATTAATCAATCTATCTCTTAAAGTAGTCAAACGCTTAATCTCAAAATCTTGTTCACTTTGTGCAATTTCAATAGCTTTACCTAAACCAATAATTCCTGGAACATTTTCCGTGCCCGATCTTTTGCCCTTTTCCTGAGAACCGCCATGAATAAGATTTTCAATTTTTACACCCCTTTTTATATAAAGTACCCCTACACCCTTTGGACCATAAAACTTATGACCAGACATAGACAGCAAGTCAATATTCATTAATTTGACATCTATTGGCAAATGCCCAACTGCCTGAACTGCATCAGTATGAAAATATATACCCTCTTCTCTGCAAATTTTTCCAATTTCTGATATTGGCTCAATCGTACCAATTTCGTTGTTTGCAAACATTATTGAAACCAATATAGTCTTCTCAGTAATAGCATTTTTCAGATCTTCTATGTTTATAAAGCCTTCAGAGTCGACAGGTAAGTATGTCACAGAAAATCCATTCTTCTCAAGAAACTTACTTGCATTTAGTATTGCATGATGTTCAATCTGTGACGTGATAATATGATTTCCCCTGGCTCTATTAGCAAATGCTATGCCCTTAATAGCCCAATTGTCGCTTTCAGAACCACCAGATGTAAAATAAACCTCGTTCTCATCCGAGTTTATAACTTTTGCTACTCTCTATCGCGCAAGCTTGATAGCACTTTTGTTAATCTCAGAAAAAGAATACAAGGAAGATGGGTTCGCGAAATTTTCCTTGAAATAAAGCATCATCTCATCTAAAACACCTTGCCTTACAAAAGTAGTAGCAGCATAATCCATATATATAGATCTCTTCATCTTAAATCCTCCTTAAATTACATTTTTAATAATATACAATTACTTAAAATTTTCACGAATAAAGTTTACTAATTTACTCAACTATTATTTTATAATAATTTATTATTTTAGTCAACTATTAAATTTTAAAGTTTGATTTGTCTGTCTTAAAAATCCTGCCCTCTTGAATAACCAGAAGATAATCAGAATATCTTAAGTTCTCAGGCCTATGGGTAGTATAAATAATAGTCTTATCGTGAAATCTATTCATAATATTCTCAAATAAGTCTTTTTGTGTGTTTATGTCGATTGCCGATGTGGCCTCATCAAAGATAAAAACTCCTGCATTTGTAAGCAAGGCTCTCGCAAGAGATATTCTTTGTCTTTGCCCCTCAGAAAGCATATATCCCCTCTCCCCCACATGAGTGTGGATTCCATCTGGCAAGTTTTTTACAAAATCATCTAAACATACAATTTTTAAAATCTCATCTATATCGCAATTTGATTTATCAAAATTCGAATATTTTATATTTTCAAGAATCGTTCCATTAAACAATATTGGTCTTTGTCCAACCAAACAAATGCTGTCTCTGAGTGAACTCAGTTTGAATTCCTTTATATCTTTGTCATTTATGAGTATGTCACCCATAGTGGGCTCATTAAAGCGAACCAACAAAGAGGCGATTGTAGTCTTACCAGATCCAGACTTGCCAACCAAAGCAACCTTATCAGAACGAAAAATTTTAAAATTTGCGTCTTTAATTAACAGATTATTAGATTCATACAAAAAGTTGACATTTTTGAACTCAATACAGTTAATTATGTTATCTTTTATACATTCATGTCCATCAACTATTAGTTCGTTTTCATTTAGGAGAGATAGAACTCTTTTTATACCAGCCCTCGATTCATAATAAAGGCTAATGCTCTGAGAAATGCTGTTAATAGGTCCATACAAGGATTCTAAATAAGAAATAAAAATTATCAAGTCTCCAATGGTCAAATCATTTGACAAAACCTGTTTTACCCCAAACCACAATATCACTGCAGTACCCAGAGCGATTAATACGTTTACAACCCAGG comes from Thermodesulfobium acidiphilum and encodes:
- the nifU gene encoding Fe-S cluster assembly scaffold protein NifU, whose protein sequence is MYSEKVMDHFRNPRNVGVIPDADGIGEVGNPRCGDIMKVYIKVKDNIIEDVKYETYGCASAIASSSIASELIKGKTLEEAWNITNKAVAEALDGLPPIKMHCSVLAEEAIHKAINDYRKSHNLELWKERTHAEVIKEHQSKI
- a CDS encoding ABC transporter ATP-binding protein, translating into MKGIFRYFFRYKKITFFILFQILFIQLFQLLKPWPVKFAFDYLIEKKNLPFSAVGHLPFDIQLFILCASFVLIYFLLGAFVLLNNISKIYFGNAILTDFRMDIYRKLQKIQISYFNKKSSGDIIYRTINDTQSIQVIATKIIFPLISSIILLFGIFVVIFQINQKLLFVFFLTIPVLFLSISFLNNAIFKVSNKLREKESKLLSTVEYFLNNMSIVRIFNMEDSEHKKFQTSSSDALSLNLQLNIFETIHAWVVNVLIALGTAVILWFGVKQVLSNDLTIGDLIIFISYLESLYGPINSISQSISLYYESRAGIKRVLSLLNENELIVDGHECIKDNIINCIEFKNVNFLYESNNLLIKDANFKIFRSDKVALVGKSGSGKTTIASLLVRFNEPTMGDILINDKDIKEFKLSSLRDSICLVGQRPILFNGTILENIKYSNFDKSNCDIDEILKIVCLDDFVKNLPDGIHTHVGERGYMLSEGQRQRISLARALLTNAGVFIFDEATSAIDINTQKDLFENIMNRFHDKTIIYTTHRPENLRYSDYLLVIQEGRIFKTDKSNFKI